The genomic region GTTCACACATTGTGTTGACATTAACTTCAGCAATGAGCAGCCCGGTTGCTACCTGCCCCAGTTTTTCAATCACTGGAGtgattaatttcctttatttaatttataaacaGCTTAGCAaacaataaatttataaacaaagATCAAAATGAAGAACAGAAAATCCACAAATCTTTTGCAAATTAAGAGTAGTTTTACCATGAAAATCCAACAAAGAATACAAGCAACAGCAGAGGCCAAAAATCCAGATTCTTGTGTCACTGCAGGAATGGCCAGGATCCCTGCACCCACCTGGAGAATGAACCAGCAATAGGCAAGATGACATCAAATAGATAAACAACATagttaaaagagaaaatcaaacaatGTAGAGCAGAGCTGAGAAAAGGGCATACCGTGGTACCCGCCACCAGGAATATTGCACTGGATAAACTTCCTGCAGGAGGGGATCATAGAACTCGaaacaaatcaaagaaatttaaaacagTACTAATTAAATGAATATGATTAAACTAAGAATGCAATTCCTAATTATACCAGGTTCTCTCTTGAGCGTGGCTTGGTTGAGGTTTGAAAAGAGCCTCTCAAATTCATACTCTTGGGCCTGATCAGCCGACTGTCTCTGGGAGGAGCATTTGAAGGTTCTCAAAGGAGTAGGAATCCGATCATAACGGAGGtggtttctctttctcttcagTGATGTTGGGCACAGGTACTTTTGGTTGTGAAAACATAGTTTAGGCCCTGTGCGAGAGATTAGAGAAGTTGGCGTTTGCAAAGGAACAGAGACAGACATTTTTTGGTGTTCCACCTCGGGCTTCAACTCTGCTTAGCTTAGTTACTTGCCTGGCCTGGATAAACAAATCCAGGAGGACGCAAAGCAATGCAACCTAGACTCTTTAACATTTTTACTACAAAAAACATGGTTCAAGTTCAAGTTCAACTCTTCAAGCCAAGGATGACGACTCGCTCAGGATAACGTGGGCCATCGCCAACGCTTACCATGCCTTCTATCTTTAAGTTTTCGTTCGTTCAGTTAAAGCTCAAAACTTTGGTGTAAATGAGTGTTTTGCACTCAGTAAGACCGGTTTCATtcctacttttttttattattatttattttttactttttttctattttaacttaaatataaaaacaacaaacccttcaacttaattaaaattagacataatatctaaaaaaaatcttcaactatttaaaaaattaaataattttttttattacgtttaatcaaattcatgtaaaatttttattttgaatcgaGTAAACCCTTATAtctaatgattgattaatcaaaatattacttatcattttatattatgtgtATGTTGACATGTCATTGATGATAacatgatatattaatatattataattaatgatgataTAACATGTTAATATAACATAGTAATAAAGTCATAGGATATTTTTCACTCTCTATATCAGTAttacgttttttttttttataattgagaaaaGGGAAATTCAAACCCTACTCTTTAAACAGAGAGATTATGCACCAACTAATGAGCTAAATGTTCTGATGCATTTgactaatgataattagtcaatcatcattcataaaagtttatttgacttaaaataaaatataagagtttgattaaacataataaaaaataaaatttatttgaaaattttaaaataattcaaaaacttttttattcattattttttaaatttattatctcttatcttttttattacaattaattaaatactctTACAATTATTTACAATCTAATTCCATAtgataatgaaaaattatccATGTCGCATGttgatataaaaatttaagaagatatcttttacacttttaggtttttttttctatttcgtgatatctttattttaatttacaaaaagaattaacaacatcaatattttaatccacataaaaaattaattgagtgtaaataattgtatgaaaattcaattaattataataaaaaaaaccctgatgatagatttaattaaattcaggcactttttttgtttttaaacctttaacttttcattatttttctttttaatatagtAATTCATAAACTACTATTTTTGGATTGGGCCCAGCCCAACAATAAAACTCGAATACTAAGTTTATCCTACGTTTCAACAGTCCGCCTGTAACCCGTTTCTCTTTGCTTATCAATTGTTGCGAGTTGGGAAAAAATATGACTGTCACCTAACACAGAAAGAAGCGAAGACAAACAATAGGCTTCCATTCCATTTCTTTGCTGAAGGccttcaacccatttcatttGTCCAAACTCCAAAGTACAATAATTATCAGAATTCAATTATTTAGACGATTTTTCCATGCACTTTGGGATTACAAAACTTCACCTTTAAATCCCCATGGCTTCCTCTCATTTGCTCTGTGACCATAGTCTCTTCTTCCCTCCTTCCTCCAAAAACAGTCACCTGTCAATTACTCCCCAAACAAAACTTCAATTTCGAAGAACGCCATTTCCCAAAGCATCCAAGAAACAGCTAGAGgttcttctttctttactCTTTCTTGGTCCTGCTTTGGATTTATGTTAAAAAGTTAATATTTTGAGTTGGATTTTATGagtttagtttattttattttgcttaGATTGTATATGACCCTGATGAGAGGCTAAACAAGTTAGCAGATGAGGTGGACAAGCAAGCTTCTTTTTCAAGACTTACATTGTTCTCACCTTGTAAGGTAATTTATTCTCTTTGCTTTGACTTGACTTGATAATTTCTGATGCATtagttttatcaaattttgttttcaattgtAACAGCCCAtagccttttttttcttttaatagaTTAATGTTTTCTTGAGAATAACCAACAAAAGGGAAGATGGGTATCATGATTTAGCATCTCTCTTTCATGTAAGTTTATAACTTTTCGAATTGAGATATATGTATTGCTAtgtttcccttgaattttctGCCCCCAAAGTCTGATTTTGACCCCTTACCCTTGTTTGTGGATCCAGACAGTTAGTCTGGGGGATATAATTAAATTCTCTTTGTCACCATCCAAAACTAAGGATCGTTTGTCAAGCAATGTCTCTGGTGTCCCCCTTGATGATAGAAATTTGGTGAGGTTTTTAACTAACTGCAATCTGTTGATTCCCCCATCCCCAGGGtcccctttttctcttgtgTTCTTAAATTTTTGTTCCTTGTTGCAGATTATTAAAGCCCTTAACCTCTACAGGAAAAAAACTGGCAGTAACAACTTCTTTTGGGTTAGACACGTGATACAAGATAAACTTTGAATTTCTatgtttgattttaatatatatgtgCTTCTGAGAAATTAGAGTTTATCTGGAAAGCCATTTTTTTGGTTATATTCTTTTTGTGGAATAAAATGGGCAGGTTCATCTTGATAAAAAGGTGCCTACTGGAGCAGGGCTTGGTGGTGGAAGCAGCAATGCAGCAACTGCACTTTGGGCAGCTAATCAGTTCAATGGTTGTATTGCAACTGAGAAGGAGCTTCAGGAATGGTCAAGTGAGATCGGTTCGGATATCCCATTCTTTTTCTCACATGGAGCAGCATATTGTACCGGTCGAGGTGAGGTATGTTAATAGCATACCGTAATTATTGCTCAGAGATGTTAATTTGTTTCCTTTTGTATTACAACCTTGCTGTTTGATTGCAAAACACATTGTCAGGAATGTTTTGACTATTTATGTGTTAGGGAAGAAGGCCAGTTTTATAGTCCATTTCTGACAATACCTTCAGTTCTTGCGTTGCCCTTTCTCTTTTCACTGATACAAGAACTATCATTTGAGTTGTGTAGCGCATTAGAGGGTCATTTCTGACTTTTTGTGGTTCTCATTTCGAATTGTGAATTCAACAATCTCTAAAGCATATTCAAGTCATGCCTTTTTTCTGGGTTCTTTAGCACATTAGAGTGTCATTTCTGACTTTTTGTAGttcttatttcaaattttgaattggACAAACTCTAATGCATATTCAATTCATGccctttttttcttggtgTAAATATAAAGATGAAAACCTCATTGTGCCCATAACTAAGCTTCCTTTGATCCTTTAGCACCTGAATTTGTCAGAATATTTTGTTAGGACTGGAAGTACAACTCATAGACTTACTGTATATTTGTATgtgtatttatttttagagAGGAATTTTTGTGCCTGGATCTGTCTTCTGATAGTAGTTATTATGAGTTTGCACATAATCATGACGCAACCTCATTCAATTGGAATGAAATTTATAGACTCTATTGCTGTACATGCATGGTTAATGGACTCTGTGCTGATACGCCCAGGTTGTTCAAGATATATTCCCACCTCTTCCTTTGGACATTCCAATGGTTCTTATAAAGCCTAAGGAGTCATGTTCCACAGCTGAAGTTTACAAGGTAATATATTAGGGCAATGCTGAACAAAATTCTGTACAACTTTTATTGCTTGCAGTAGCTAATAGCTAAGAGAAGTTCTGATTTCTCAGTGTCTTCGACTAGATCAAACTAGTAAGGTTGATCCTTTGGCATTGCTGGAGAAGATTTCAAGGAATGGAATATCCCAAGATGTCTGTATTAATGATTTGGGTATGAATACTTGAAGAATCAATTGTGTCTTCtcttacctttttctttcttgatgCATATATAATCAGGTGAAGTTTCTTTCAGAtaataattgacttaatttcTTGAGAGGAAGGTTTTTGGTGAAATATTAGAGTATATATCTCTGTCACAGCCTTTATGCATCAAATTATCCCTTCTTCACATCTTGAATCCAAACTTTGAACTTAATTTAGGCTGAGTGAGTTTATAAATATGCTTATTTTCAGTGGAAGTCAAAGTGAGCCATGCTAAGTGTAGAATTAGAGATGTATTGCCTTACATGAATCTCTGTATATTCTTTGCAGAACCTCCTGCCTTTGAAGTTCTACCATCTCTTAAACGGCTCAAGCAGCGTGTAACTGCAGCTGGTCGCGGACAATACGATGCTGTTTTTATGTCTGGGAGGTATAATATGTGCAGTACTTCgttaaattttgatgttttttcCAGCTTTTACCATAAACTTATGTTCAGACTCAATGAGACCTGATGTTTTGCACTTAGACAGATGGGCTAGGGAAAATGTGTGAATAAGTCGTTAAACCCATCAAAAGGATTCTTATGCCATAATAacaaaggagctgctatttGCAAAGCTCTGTTGTTGAGTGTCATTTGAAAAtccatatttaaaaaaaaaagaatgagaaaaaaaaaacatattcaatttcaaattgtTTGAGTCATCAGTTTTGGcagtttatttaattatatgttaATTAGATGTATGTGCCAGTATATATTTGTTGGGTGCGATGGCTACACCTACTTTTCTTGACACACCATCCAATTATCTTAATTGGTGCAAAGTGAACACTCATCGCTGTTTTTCAATATACATAATGCAGTGGAAGCACCATTGTTGGAATCGGTTCCCCTGATCCTCCACAATTTgtatatgatgatgatgattatCGTGATGTATTTTTGTCAGGCAAGTCgcaaataatttatttgagCACTCCTTTGTCTGAGCCCTTAAGCCTTTTACTAATATCTATAAATATCTGGACTTCGTGTTCAAGTCCAACCAAATGATGGAAGGTCCAAGTTCAAAGCGAAAATGGCATTCTTTAGTTTGTACAGAATATTGATTTTTTACTTAATACTTCTTGTTTGAGGTTTATGGactttattttatcaaattactGATGAGAATACCTAGTAGGGGGGTAAACGTTGGTACCTTTGTTTGCATGGTTTTATGTGGAAAAATAGGTTGCATGAGTTGATGGACTTTTTTATCTAAATGCAGAGGCCAACTTTATTAACCGTGAAGAAAATGAGTGGTACAAAGAACTTACTTCAGTGACTGCTTGTCAGCCCCCGGAAGCATCACAAACTCTTGAGTGATTCATCCCTACTGAAGACAAGACGTAAGGATGGAACCGCTTTGGCTTGTATGATCTACTTGTAGTACAACAGCAATTGATGTGTTTCTGAGTGCTATCAGACTATGTAGAGTTAAATGTCGAGTTGCAGTCAGCTTTGGGTGtgggaaaatgggagaaaaggattatatattaattaccCAATATTTAACCCAGAAATTAAGCAGTGAAGGAAGAGGCCAGTTGCAGGCAGAGAAAACCTGGAAGTGGACTTTTCTACCCAAGGAGCAAATACTAACTAAAGCTCGTGTAAGTTGAAATTCTATGCAGGCAGAGAGGTACTGCAGTAGGCAAATTTTTAATGCTTTATGTTGGACAAGTAGATGAAGTTTTTCTCCAATAatga from Theobroma cacao cultivar B97-61/B2 chromosome 9, Criollo_cocoa_genome_V2, whole genome shotgun sequence harbors:
- the LOC18590007 gene encoding 4-diphosphocytidyl-2-C-methyl-D-erythritol kinase, chloroplastic/chromoplastic isoform X2 produces the protein MASSHLLCDHSLFFPPSSKNSHLSITPQTKLQFRRTPFPKASKKQLEIVYDPDERLNKLADEVDKQASFSRLTLFSPCKINVFLRITNKREDGYHDLASLFHTVSLGDIIKFSLSPSKTKDRLSSNVSGVPLDDRNLIIKALNLYRKKTGSNNFFWVHLDKKVPTGAGLGGGSSNAATALWAANQFNGCIATEKELQEWSSEIGSDIPFFFSHGAAYCTGRGEVVQDIFPPLPLDIPMVLIKPKESCSTAEVYKCLRLDQTSKVDPLALLEKISRNGISQDVCINDLEPPAFEVLPSLKRLKQRVTAAGRGQYDAVFMSGRGQLY
- the LOC18590007 gene encoding 4-diphosphocytidyl-2-C-methyl-D-erythritol kinase, chloroplastic/chromoplastic isoform X1, with protein sequence MASSHLLCDHSLFFPPSSKNSHLSITPQTKLQFRRTPFPKASKKQLEIVYDPDERLNKLADEVDKQASFSRLTLFSPCKINVFLRITNKREDGYHDLASLFHTVSLGDIIKFSLSPSKTKDRLSSNVSGVPLDDRNLIIKALNLYRKKTGSNNFFWVHLDKKVPTGAGLGGGSSNAATALWAANQFNGCIATEKELQEWSSEIGSDIPFFFSHGAAYCTGRGEVVQDIFPPLPLDIPMVLIKPKESCSTAEVYKCLRLDQTSKVDPLALLEKISRNGISQDVCINDLEPPAFEVLPSLKRLKQRVTAAGRGQYDAVFMSGSGSTIVGIGSPDPPQFVYDDDDYRDVFLSEANFINREENEWYKELTSVTACQPPEASQTLE